Proteins encoded in a region of the Elaeis guineensis isolate ETL-2024a chromosome 7, EG11, whole genome shotgun sequence genome:
- the LOC105048132 gene encoding heavy metal-associated isoprenylated plant protein 28, with protein sequence MTIVEMCVHMDCSGCESKVKKALLKLEGVDDVDIDMVQQKVTVTGYVDQKKVLKAVRKTGRRAVLWPYPYNVEHQTYNQEYYHQLHPNPAYHLIFNSIPNSYNYYKHGYNDSDTHGYYQKPTYSHIVDERARSLFSDDNPNACSIM encoded by the exons ATGACG ATCGTGGAGATGTGTGTGCACATGGACTGCTCTGGATGCGAAAGCAAAGTAAAGAAGGCGCTTCTAAAGTTAGAAG GAGTAGATGATGTGGACATAGACATGGTGCAGCAAAAGGTGACGGTCACGGGGTATGTGGACCAGAAGAAGGTGCTGAAGGCGGTGAGAAAGACGGGGAGACGGGCGGTGCTGTGGCCCTATCCCTACAACGTGGAGCACCAAACCTACAACCAGGAGTACTACCACCAGCTCCACCCCAACCCAGCCTACCACCTAATCTTCAACTCCATTCCAAACTCCTACAACTACTACAAGCATGGGTATAACGATTCCGACACGCATGGCTACTACCAGAAGCCGACCTACAGTCACATCGTCGACGAGAGGGCCCGGTCTCTCTTCAGTGATGATAACCCAAACGCCTGTTCCATTATGTGA